The Streptomyces sp. NBC_00670 genome window below encodes:
- a CDS encoding glycosyltransferase codes for MSVHSHTAVPHDTALPEFPRHVVTAVLVSHDGARWLPDALAGLLGQERPVQQAWAADTGSADDSARLLAEFLGDDRVLHLARRTGFGQAVEEVHRTAPTPTVEDLPYLKRPSGWDPVTRSWRDDTYDLPELPYGEPEHWLWLLHDDSAPAPDALAQLLGVVEREREAGQDDVAVVGPKLRGWYDRRQLLEVGVTIANSGRRWTGLDRREQDQGQHDYVRPVLSVSTAGMLIRRDVFEELGGFDRHLPLMRDDVDLCWRAQAAGHRVLIAPDAVVRHAEAASRERRAVDCVGRTAASPHKVDKAGAVYTLLVNARGAQLPWMAVRIVVGTLLRTLAYLVGKVPGQALDEIRGLLGVLLRPERILAGRRERRAHLDKDESKPLFPPPGATLRATVEQVAGNLMGGSDPEASSAGRHGGAVESGPGGDDADFLEIEQFARLKRIARRPGPVLFLVLLLVSLAACRNLLGGGALAGGALLPAPADASELWSRYLDAWHPVGAGGTPSAPPYLAAVALLASVLLGSTGLAITVLLVCSVPLAGLTAYFASRPLVTSRLLRAWAAVAYAFLPAATGALAGGRLGTAVLAVLLPLIARAGVAAAGLAHAPGTRGSWRATWAYALLLTATTAFTPIVWPIAAVLGLAVLAVRRREALAYLPRYLVQLGVPLLVLAPWSLTLLPTGFFQEAGLEFGAGAASATDLLGASPGGPGTVSGLMLIGIVLAALAALLRSERGLGIRTAWAIALVGLVFAVLSNDSTWAGPATLVYGIALLAAAVLGADGARARVAEQSFGWRQPVAALIAFASAAGPLLVAAGWMIGGADGPLERRDPVQVPAFVAEESTSSDQPRTLVLDSPSAADVRYTLVRGSGARLGDAELAAADGENARLDKVVANLVAGSGADQADELGGFAVRYVLVRKGTPRQVSRVLDATPGLSRLSQKDGSALWRVDRQVSRAAIVSGSGSGSDAGADSAAASDEPEAVAAGPVEIHTKIPAASGSGDRILRIADTADFNWTATLDGKPLTRTTVDGWAQGFQLPATGGRLDVTYDTPLAHSAWLWAQGLLAVVLVVLALPGRRRDVDDDLPDEPLVPAQDLTGDGRRARRLRERAENAEAAEATGEFEAAGATGEGADGPVPEAPDDEFAVPAGQREDDADPAAAVPRQSVPQQGYDTWDTAGYQDAEYAGYQADPYQGGQYSQDPYEAQQQPYQGDPYQGAQATQSGQYDPYAYGAGAPYDQGYAQGYDPSYDPQAPYDPQAPYDAQTPYEPGAPYDQGVPYDQGAPYDPAHDNGTDSERPHGSQQ; via the coding sequence ATGTCCGTGCACAGCCACACGGCGGTTCCTCACGACACCGCCCTCCCAGAGTTCCCGCGTCACGTGGTGACCGCGGTGCTCGTCTCCCACGACGGCGCCCGCTGGCTGCCCGACGCGCTCGCCGGGCTGCTCGGCCAGGAGCGCCCGGTGCAGCAGGCCTGGGCCGCCGACACCGGCAGCGCGGACGACTCCGCACGGCTGCTCGCCGAGTTCCTCGGCGACGACCGCGTGCTGCACCTGGCCCGCCGCACGGGCTTCGGCCAGGCCGTCGAAGAGGTGCACCGCACCGCGCCCACGCCCACCGTCGAGGACCTGCCGTACCTCAAGCGCCCCAGCGGCTGGGACCCCGTCACCCGCTCCTGGCGGGACGACACCTACGACCTGCCCGAACTGCCGTACGGCGAACCGGAACACTGGCTCTGGCTGCTGCACGACGACAGCGCCCCCGCCCCCGACGCCCTGGCCCAGCTCCTCGGCGTCGTCGAGCGCGAGCGCGAGGCCGGCCAGGACGACGTCGCCGTCGTCGGCCCCAAGCTCCGCGGCTGGTACGACCGCAGGCAGCTCCTGGAGGTCGGCGTCACCATCGCCAACTCCGGCCGCCGCTGGACCGGCCTGGACCGCCGCGAACAGGACCAGGGCCAGCACGACTACGTGCGCCCCGTGCTGTCCGTCTCCACCGCCGGCATGCTGATCCGGCGTGACGTCTTCGAGGAACTCGGCGGGTTCGACCGGCACCTGCCCCTGATGCGGGACGACGTCGACCTGTGCTGGCGCGCCCAGGCCGCCGGCCACCGCGTCCTGATCGCCCCCGACGCCGTCGTACGGCACGCCGAGGCGGCCTCCCGCGAGCGCCGCGCCGTCGACTGCGTGGGCCGCACCGCCGCCTCCCCGCACAAGGTGGACAAGGCGGGCGCCGTCTACACCCTCCTCGTCAACGCCCGCGGCGCGCAGCTGCCCTGGATGGCCGTCAGGATCGTCGTCGGCACCCTGCTGCGCACGCTCGCCTACCTCGTCGGCAAGGTGCCCGGGCAGGCCCTGGACGAGATCCGCGGACTCCTCGGCGTCCTGCTGCGGCCCGAGCGGATCCTCGCCGGCCGCCGCGAACGCCGGGCCCACCTCGACAAGGACGAGTCCAAGCCCCTGTTCCCGCCGCCCGGCGCCACCCTGAGAGCCACCGTCGAACAGGTCGCGGGCAACCTCATGGGCGGCTCCGACCCCGAGGCGTCCTCGGCCGGCCGGCACGGCGGCGCCGTCGAGTCCGGGCCCGGCGGCGACGACGCCGACTTCCTGGAGATCGAGCAGTTCGCCCGTCTCAAGCGCATCGCCCGCCGCCCCGGCCCGGTGCTCTTCCTGGTGCTGCTGCTCGTCTCCCTGGCCGCGTGCCGCAATCTGCTCGGCGGCGGCGCCCTGGCCGGCGGGGCCCTGCTGCCCGCCCCCGCGGACGCCTCCGAGCTGTGGTCGCGCTACCTCGACGCCTGGCACCCGGTCGGCGCCGGCGGCACCCCGTCCGCGCCGCCCTACCTCGCCGCCGTGGCCCTCCTCGCGAGCGTGCTGCTCGGCTCCACCGGGCTCGCGATCACCGTGCTCCTGGTCTGCTCCGTGCCGCTGGCCGGCCTCACCGCGTACTTCGCCTCGCGCCCGCTGGTCACCTCCCGGCTGCTGCGCGCCTGGGCGGCCGTCGCCTACGCCTTCCTGCCCGCCGCCACCGGCGCGCTGGCCGGCGGCCGCCTGGGCACCGCCGTCCTCGCCGTGCTGCTGCCGCTCATCGCCCGCGCGGGCGTCGCCGCCGCCGGGCTCGCCCACGCCCCGGGCACCCGCGGCAGCTGGCGCGCCACCTGGGCCTACGCCCTGCTGCTCACCGCCACCACGGCGTTCACGCCGATCGTGTGGCCGATCGCGGCCGTGCTCGGCCTCGCCGTCCTGGCCGTGCGCCGCCGCGAGGCGCTCGCGTACCTGCCGCGCTACCTCGTCCAGCTCGGCGTGCCGCTGCTCGTGCTCGCCCCCTGGTCGCTGACGCTGCTGCCGACCGGCTTCTTCCAGGAGGCCGGACTGGAGTTCGGCGCCGGCGCCGCCTCGGCCACCGACCTGCTCGGCGCGAGCCCCGGCGGCCCGGGCACGGTCAGCGGACTGATGCTGATCGGCATCGTGCTCGCCGCGCTCGCCGCCCTGCTCCGCTCCGAGCGCGGCCTCGGCATCCGCACGGCCTGGGCGATCGCCCTGGTGGGCCTCGTCTTCGCCGTCCTGTCCAACGACTCCACCTGGGCCGGACCCGCGACCCTGGTCTACGGCATCGCGCTGCTCGCCGCCGCCGTGCTCGGCGCCGACGGGGCACGCGCGCGCGTGGCCGAACAGAGCTTCGGCTGGCGCCAGCCCGTGGCCGCGCTCATCGCGTTCGCCTCCGCGGCCGGCCCGCTGCTCGTCGCCGCGGGCTGGATGATCGGCGGCGCCGACGGCCCCCTGGAACGCCGCGACCCCGTCCAGGTGCCCGCGTTCGTCGCCGAGGAGAGCACCAGTTCGGACCAGCCGCGCACCCTCGTCCTCGACAGCCCCTCCGCCGCCGACGTCCGCTACACCCTGGTGCGCGGCTCCGGGGCCCGTCTCGGGGACGCCGAACTGGCGGCGGCCGACGGCGAGAACGCGCGGCTCGACAAGGTCGTCGCCAATCTGGTCGCCGGTTCCGGCGCCGACCAGGCCGACGAACTCGGCGGCTTCGCCGTGCGGTACGTGCTGGTCCGCAAGGGCACGCCCCGCCAGGTGAGCCGCGTCCTCGACGCCACGCCCGGGCTGAGCCGGCTCAGCCAGAAGGACGGCAGCGCGCTGTGGCGGGTGGACCGCCAGGTCTCCCGCGCGGCCATCGTGAGCGGCTCCGGGTCCGGATCCGACGCGGGGGCGGATTCCGCCGCCGCCTCCGACGAGCCCGAGGCCGTCGCCGCCGGGCCCGTCGAGATCCACACCAAGATCCCGGCCGCCTCCGGCTCCGGCGACCGGATCCTGCGGATCGCGGACACCGCCGACTTCAACTGGACCGCGACACTGGACGGCAAGCCGCTCACCCGCACCACCGTCGACGGCTGGGCCCAGGGCTTCCAGCTCCCCGCGACCGGCGGGCGGCTGGACGTCACCTACGACACGCCGCTGGCCCACAGCGCCTGGCTGTGGGCGCAGGGACTGCTCGCCGTCGTCCTGGTGGTGCTGGCCCTGCCGGGGCGCCGCCGCGACGTCGATGACGACCTGCCCGACGAGCCGCTCGTCCCCGCCCAGGACCTCACCGGCGACGGCCGCCGCGCCCGCCGTCTGCGCGAACGCGCCGAGAACGCCGAGGCGGCCGAGGCCACCGGGGAGTTCGAGGCGGCCGGGGCCACCGGCGAGGGCGCCGACGGCCCCGTACCCGAGGCGCCGGACGACGAGTTCGCCGTACCGGCCGGACAGCGGGAGGACGACGCGGACCCGGCCGCCGCCGTCCCGCGGCAGTCCGTCCCGCAGCAGGGGTACGACACCTGGGACACCGCCGGCTACCAGGACGCCGAGTACGCCGGCTACCAGGCCGACCCGTACCAGGGCGGCCAGTACTCCCAGGACCCCTACGAGGCACAGCAACAGCCCTATCAGGGCGACCCCTACCAGGGCGCCCAGGCCACCCAGAGCGGCCAGTACGACCCCTACGCCTACGGCGCCGGCGCCCCGTACGACCAGGGGTACGCCCAGGGCTACGACCCGTCGTACGACCCCCAGGCCCCGTACGACCCCCAGGCCCCGTACGACGCACAGACGCCGTACGAACCGGGAGCCCCGTACGACCAGGGCGTCCCCTACGACCAGGGTGCGCCGTACGACCCGGCGCACGACAACGGCACCGACAGCGAGCGCCCCCACGGGAGCCAGCAGTGA
- a CDS encoding WhiB family transcriptional regulator — translation MTELVEQLLVDDADEELGWQERALCAQTDPESFFPEKGGSTREAKKVCLACEVRSECLEYALANDERFGIWGGLSERERRRLKKAAV, via the coding sequence ATGACCGAGCTGGTGGAGCAACTGCTGGTCGACGACGCGGACGAGGAGCTCGGCTGGCAGGAGCGCGCGCTGTGCGCGCAGACCGACCCCGAGTCCTTCTTCCCCGAGAAGGGCGGCTCCACGAGGGAGGCCAAGAAGGTCTGCCTGGCGTGCGAGGTCCGCTCCGAGTGCCTGGAGTACGCGCTCGCCAACGACGAGCGGTTCGGCATCTGGGGCGGTCTGTCCGAGCGCGAGCGCCGCCGCCTGAAGAAGGCCGCGGTCTGA
- a CDS encoding cysteine dioxygenase: MNSDSDLQIAGDILEVPHLLQPPREHPSTVAEFAGLARAVAADRAQWEPLVRYDATSRWYHRLRTGPGYEVWLLSWVPGQGTGPHGHGPSSGVLTVLDGVLTERSARGVGALGAGTQRVFAAGYAHEVVNDALVPAVSLHVYWPGLTDMPAVREVGAGACAPAAPLGAF, from the coding sequence ATGAACAGTGACAGCGACCTCCAGATCGCCGGCGACATCCTCGAAGTGCCGCATCTGCTCCAGCCGCCGCGTGAGCATCCGTCCACCGTGGCCGAGTTCGCCGGGCTGGCGCGGGCCGTCGCGGCCGACCGCGCGCAGTGGGAGCCGCTCGTCCGGTACGACGCGACGTCCCGGTGGTACCACCGGCTGCGGACCGGGCCCGGATACGAGGTGTGGCTGCTGTCGTGGGTCCCCGGGCAGGGCACCGGGCCGCACGGGCACGGGCCGTCGTCGGGGGTGCTGACGGTGCTGGACGGGGTGCTGACGGAGCGGAGCGCGCGGGGGGTGGGGGCGCTGGGGGCGGGGACGCAGAGGGTGTTCGCGGCGGGGTACGCGCATGAGGTCGTCAACGATGCGTTGGTACCTGCGGTGAGCTTGCATGTGTATTGGCCGGGGTTGACGGATATGCCGGCCGTACGGGAGGTGGGGGCGGGGGCTTGCGCCCCCGCTGCCCCCTTGGGTGCCTTCTAG
- the cofD gene encoding 2-phospho-L-lactate transferase, with protein MRIVVLAGGIGGARFLRGLRGAVPDAEVTVIGNTGDDIHLFGLKVCPDLDTVMYTLGGGINEEQGWGRADETFHLKEELAAYGVGPEWFGLGDRDFATHIVRTQMLGAGYPLSAVTEALCDRWRPGVRLLPMSDDRVETHVAVELDGERKAVHFQEYWVRLRASVPAEAVVPVGAEQAKPAPGVLEAIAEADVILFPPSNPVVSIGTILAVPGIREAIADAGVPVVGLSPIVGDAPVRGMADKVLAAVGVESTAAAVAEHYGSGLLDGWLVDTVDAAAVERVEAAGIRCRAVPLMMTDPEAAAQMAREALALAEEVRVA; from the coding sequence ATGCGGATTGTGGTTTTGGCCGGTGGGATTGGTGGGGCTCGGTTCTTGCGCGGGTTGCGTGGGGCCGTGCCGGATGCCGAGGTCACCGTCATCGGGAACACCGGGGACGACATCCATCTCTTCGGGCTGAAGGTCTGTCCCGATCTCGACACGGTGATGTACACGCTCGGCGGCGGGATCAACGAGGAGCAGGGGTGGGGGCGGGCCGACGAGACCTTCCACCTCAAGGAGGAGCTCGCGGCCTACGGCGTCGGGCCCGAGTGGTTCGGGCTCGGTGACCGCGACTTCGCCACGCACATCGTGCGGACGCAGATGCTCGGCGCCGGTTACCCGCTCAGCGCGGTGACCGAGGCGCTGTGCGACCGGTGGCGGCCTGGGGTGCGGCTCCTGCCGATGTCGGACGACCGCGTCGAGACGCACGTCGCCGTGGAACTGGACGGCGAGCGCAAGGCGGTGCACTTCCAGGAGTACTGGGTCCGGCTGCGCGCCTCCGTGCCCGCCGAGGCCGTCGTCCCGGTCGGCGCCGAGCAGGCGAAGCCCGCGCCGGGGGTGCTGGAGGCGATCGCCGAGGCGGACGTCATCCTCTTCCCGCCGTCGAACCCGGTGGTCTCCATCGGCACGATCCTCGCCGTGCCCGGCATCCGCGAGGCGATCGCCGACGCCGGGGTGCCGGTCGTCGGCCTCTCCCCCATCGTCGGCGACGCACCCGTGCGCGGGATGGCCGACAAGGTGCTCGCGGCGGTCGGCGTGGAGTCGACGGCCGCGGCGGTCGCCGAGCACTACGGCTCGGGGCTGCTGGACGGCTGGCTGGTCGACACGGTCGACGCGGCGGCGGTCGAACGGGTAGAGGCGGCCGGCATCCGCTGCCGTGCCGTACCGCTGATGATGACCGATCCGGAGGCGGCGGCGCAGATGGCCCGGGAGGCGCTCGCGCTGGCGGAGGAGGTGCGGGTCGCGTGA
- a CDS encoding coenzyme F420-0:L-glutamate ligase yields MSGIGGGSTAGAGFRVWAVPGLPEVRQGDDLAKLIAAAEPELADGDVLLVTSKIVSKAEGRVLRAADREAAIDAETVRVVARRGPLRIVENRQGLVMAAAGVDASNTPEGTVLLLPEDPDASARALRDGLRDALGVEVGVLVTDTFGRPWRTGLTDVAIGAAGVRVLDDLRGGTDAHGNPLSATVVATADELAAAGDLVKGKAAGLPVAVVRGLAHLVGGGAGDGARAMVRGARDDMFRLGTSEAVREAVTQRRTVRAFTDEPVDAGAVRRAVAAAVTAPAPHHTTPWRFVLLESPGARTRLLDTMRDAWIADLRRDGKSEESIAKRVRRGDVLRNAPYLVVPCMVMDGSHTYGDARRDAAEREMFVVATGAGVQNFLVALAGERLGSAWVSSTMFCRDVVREVLELPEAWEPMGAVAVGHPAGEPAARGERDAEGFLAVR; encoded by the coding sequence GTGAGCGGGATCGGTGGCGGGTCGACCGCCGGTGCCGGGTTCCGGGTGTGGGCGGTACCCGGGCTGCCCGAGGTGCGGCAGGGCGACGACCTCGCCAAGCTGATCGCCGCGGCCGAGCCGGAGCTGGCCGACGGGGACGTGCTGCTCGTCACCTCCAAGATCGTCTCCAAGGCGGAGGGGCGCGTGCTGCGGGCCGCCGACCGGGAGGCCGCGATCGACGCCGAGACCGTACGGGTGGTGGCGCGGCGCGGGCCGCTGCGGATCGTCGAGAACCGGCAGGGCCTGGTGATGGCCGCCGCCGGGGTCGACGCGTCCAACACCCCCGAGGGGACCGTACTGCTGCTGCCCGAGGACCCCGACGCCTCCGCACGGGCGCTGCGGGACGGGCTGCGGGACGCGCTCGGGGTCGAGGTCGGGGTGCTGGTCACCGACACGTTCGGGCGCCCCTGGCGTACCGGGCTGACGGACGTGGCGATCGGTGCCGCGGGCGTACGGGTCCTGGACGACCTGCGCGGCGGCACGGACGCGCACGGCAATCCGCTGAGCGCGACGGTCGTCGCCACCGCCGACGAACTGGCCGCCGCGGGCGACCTGGTCAAGGGCAAGGCCGCCGGGCTGCCCGTCGCGGTGGTGCGCGGCCTTGCGCACCTCGTCGGCGGCGGTGCCGGCGACGGGGCGCGGGCGATGGTGCGCGGCGCGCGCGACGACATGTTCCGGCTCGGTACGTCGGAGGCGGTACGGGAGGCGGTGACGCAGCGGCGCACGGTGCGGGCGTTCACCGACGAGCCCGTCGACGCCGGTGCCGTACGGCGGGCGGTGGCCGCGGCGGTCACCGCGCCGGCGCCGCACCACACGACGCCGTGGCGGTTCGTGCTGCTGGAATCGCCCGGGGCACGGACCCGGCTGCTCGACACCATGCGGGACGCGTGGATCGCCGATCTGCGTCGCGACGGCAAGAGCGAGGAGTCCATCGCCAAGCGGGTCCGCCGGGGTGACGTGCTGCGCAACGCGCCGTATCTGGTGGTGCCGTGCATGGTCATGGACGGTTCGCACACGTACGGCGACGCGCGGCGGGACGCGGCCGAGCGGGAGATGTTCGTGGTCGCCACGGGGGCCGGGGTGCAGAACTTCCTGGTCGCGCTGGCCGGGGAGCGGCTGGGCTCGGCATGGGTGTCCTCGACGATGTTCTGCCGGGACGTCGTACGGGAGGTGCTGGAGCTGCCGGAGGCGTGGGAGCCGATGGGGGCGGTGGCGGTGGGGCATCCGGCGGGGGAGCCGGCGGCGCGGGGGGAGCGGGATGCCGAGGGGTTTCTCGCGGTGCGGTGA